One genomic region from Paramormyrops kingsleyae isolate MSU_618 chromosome 24, PKINGS_0.4, whole genome shotgun sequence encodes:
- the ankhd1 gene encoding ankyrin repeat and KH domain-containing protein 1 isoform X4 encodes MQNAVAGTAMLTDGFEDEIDSVTPRSPAVGMGVGATPGAGLGGLGIGVGGKKVRLFGEAGGPTADRLDFKLAAAAVLSSGPGSGSDEDEVSEVESFILDQEDLDNPMLKTASELLLSSAADGADLRTVDPETQARLEALLEAAAFADPEVLRRLTSSVSCALDEAAAALTRMRAENTLNAGQADNLVIFSRSLAEACSDGDVNAVRKLLDEGRSVNEHTEEGESLLCLACSAGYYELAQVLLAMHANVEDRGIKGDITPLMAAASGGYVDIVKLLLVHNADVNAQSSTGNTALTYACAGGFVDVVKVLLKEGANIEDHNENGHTPLMEAASAGHVEVARVLLEYGAGINTHSNEFKESALTLACYKGHLEMVRFLLEAGADQEHKTDEMHTALMEACMDGHVEVARLLLDSGAQVNMPADSFESPLTLAACGGHVELAALLIERGANLEEVNDEGYTPLMEAAREGHEEMVALLLAQGANINAQTEETQETALTLACCGGFLEVADFLIKTGADIELGCSTPLMEAAQEGHLELVKYLLAAGANVHATTATGDTALTYACENGHTDVADVLLQTGADLEHESEGGRTPLMKAARAGHLCTVQFLISKGANVNRATANNDHTVVSLACAGGHLAVVELLLAHGADPTHRLKDSSTMLIEAAKGGHTSVVSYLLDYPNNILSVPAPDLSQLTPPSHDASQVPRVPFQALAMVVPPQEPDRVPSTVSTPPPVTSKVASKQRSGPLQTGTVTAVAADADTLPPFHAYQPLECIVEETEGKLNELGQRISAIEKAQLQSLELIQGEPLTKDKIEELKRSREEQVQKKKKILKELQKVERQLQLKTQQQFTKEYMEAKGLKEDLALPTQPSGASGVGNPLPLPLASLGSNTDGEGSHEDDDQPVLEEDEEEEEDDDDEDDEDDDEGDEEDDEDESEDFAKLPQVNTILHHPPPPPPQTPLAQCPPPPLQAGFMPIQPLPAQQSTDFSGADYPGSTSPDLQRVLVSQQMLGQQLTGLGPGLLSQAPDGLMVATPAQTLTDTLDDIMMAVSSRVPMLNPATSPSPQPSVPAAGAAVSPPSMLPLYPSVDIDAHTESNHDTALTLACAGGHEELVSVLIARGANIEHRDKKGFTPLILAATAGHVGVVEILLDKGGDIEAQSERTKDTPLSLACSGGRQEVVELLLLRGANKEHRNVSDYTPLSLAASGGYVNIIKILLNAGAEINSRTGSKLGISPLMLAAMNGHVPAVKLLLDMGSDINAQIETNRNTALTLACFQGRAEVVSLLLDRKANVEHRAKTGLTPLMEAASGGYAEVGRVLLDKGADVNAPPVPSSRDTALTIAADKGHYKFCELLINRVAHIDVRNKKGNTPLWLAANGGHFDVVQLLVQAGADVDAADNRKITPLMAAFRKGHVKVVQYLVKEVNQFPSDIECMRYIATIADKELLKKCHQCMETIVKAKDQQAAEANKNASILLKELDLEKSREESKKQALAAKREKRKEKRKKKKEEQKRKLEEEEAKIKEVFSELQDHEKDSAEEADVPIEPPSATTTTTIGIPATSTTFSSAFAKKRPNAVSTPSASRKSKKNRTKDAPSEPIILQDPQVALAQQKADRNKIHGEPRGGGVPSGNSDSDNLDSTDCNSESSGGGGGGKSQELGHPPDPPPSSAAPPSHGQPTLLPEKRQFPPLHSLRDDKVTLSISKPLQKTPDCISDSNPSSAPSSFKTISLPVSSPNSKINLTSPKRSQKREEGWKEVVRRSKKLSVPASVVSRIMGRGGCNITAIQDVTGAHIDVDKQKDKNGERMITIRGGTESTRHAVQLINALIQDPAKELEDLIPRNHIRTPGSNTKISSTFTTSTGATSTTASGAKGLPSVMPSSGVAFQPSSPSASQQGGKLGKSLAPGVRPPFVSLPLAYAHPQLALLAAQTMHQIRHPRLPVAQFGGTFSPSPNTWGPFPVRPVSPGSNNGSPKHNGAGSAPRPGAAQPEYATAASNPGPASASPSTAAPPPACLPNAPTPSTARKQLFSEPKTSSSTIVTSTVSSVGAARASSSPSPLLSAPPASLTPPPPPPPIAPPTQQLPQPKPEPCASSTPGKEKLPLEQPAKPTMGGASEGNVPAGSLAYPPPAPLSTAPPQQEVRQPAPPPLPFVTGAEPTLATVPVGAGMPSSRPTPTVAQTSSTVAHFAAPAPQVSPRMQPPAPFYPLAPGGALPEQPSVFVAPGTSQEGLKQQQQPPPQQQQHGLAAPAMPPPSLQMPSALGVLNGSQMHIHGAKAQLPPSFGPAALFNHFSSIFDGGQVGNSQMWGACHLPTRSAPEQAYSGPPAYMGGMGQMESVLPPPDSSKAPGYRCPTQRIVPSPIGMHPMDPSASSISSSAALTSFATSISGSPVFLQGRQHFSPHPWSASTSCTGRWTERGPQPGCGAAFPPGTAPLTAGPLSVLAPAGESPVPSASSGGSSPLSASTVTPALIQAKAGSSSQQDRKVPQPIGTERLARIRQTGSVNPAMLTTSYTAPVGQGGIWSFGVGSASGVCVGRKEAMSGWSQPLVSSHVLHQQLPEQSAFSQHQPMERDDTGIVAPSNTFHQPMPSSFMDFPKGLPMSMFGGTMIPPHPPMTEGPGGPMYNGLHTADPAWNPILKVMPNSAENSDPQQVWPGTWAPHVGNVHLNHVN; translated from the exons GTTGAGTCTTTCATACTGGATCAGGAGGACCTTGACAACCCCATGCTGAAGACGGCCTCCGAGCTCCTGCTGTCCAGCGCAGCCGACGGCGCCGACCTGCGCACCGTCGACCCCGAGACGCAGGCCAGGCTGGAGGCCCTGCTGGAGGCCGCCG CCTTCGCAGATCCCGAAGTGCTGCGCCGCCTGACGTCGTCGGTGAGCTGTGCGCTGGACGAGGCCGCCGCCGCCCTCACGCGCATGAGGGCCGAGAACACGCTCAACGCCGGCCAGGCCGACAA TTTGGTTATTTTCAGCCGTAGCTTGGCGGAGGCCTGTTCGGACGGGGACGTCAACGCCGTGAGGAAGTTGCTGGACGAGGGACGCAGCGTCAACGAGCACACGGAGGAGGGCGAGAGCCTGCTGTGCCTGGCCTGTTCCGCCGGCTACTATGAATTGGCACAG GTCCTACTGGCCATGCACGCCAACGTCGAGGACAGGGGGATCAAGGGGGACATCACGCCGCTCATGGCCGCAGCCAGTGGCGGCTACGTCGACATCGTGAAGCTGCTCCTGGTGCACAATGCGGACGTCAACGCCCAGTCCTCCACAG GCAACACAGCACTGACGTACGCATGCGCTGGTGGCTTCGTGGACGTGGTGAAGGTGCTCCTGAAGGAAGGCGCCAACATAGAGGACCACAATGAGAACGGGCACACACCGCTGATGGAGGCAGCGAGCGCTGGTCACGTGGAGGTGGCCCGCGTGCTGCTGGAGTACGGCGCTGGCATCAACACGCACTCCAACGAGTTCAAGGAGAGCGCACTCACGCTGGCCTGCTACAAAG gacaccTGGAGATGGTGCGCTTCTTGCTGGAAGCTGGTGCCGACCAGGAGCACAAGACAGACGAGATGCACACGGCGTTGATGGAGGCTTGTATG GATGGGCATGTGGAGGTGGCGCGCCTGCTCCTGGACAGCGGGGCGCAGGTGAACATGCCGGCAGACTCATTCGAGTCTCCGCTGACGCTGGCAGCCTGCGGGGGCCACGTGGAGCTGGCCGCTCTGCTCATCGAGCGCGGGGCCAACCTGGAGGAGGTCAACGACGAGGGCTACACACCGCTGATGGAGGCGGCCCGCGAAGGCCACGAAGAGATGGTGGCGCTGCTGCTGGCCCAGG GGGCAAATATCAACGCACAGACGGAGGAGACCCAGGAGACGGCGCTGACGCTGGCCTGCTGCGGAGGCTTCCTGGAGGTGGCCGACTTCCTCATCAAGACGGGCGCTGACATCGAGCTGGGCTGCTCCACGCCGCTGATGGAGGCCGCGCAGGAGGGTCACCTCGAGCTTGTCAAGTACCTGCTGGCCGCAG GGGCGAACGTGCATGCCACCACAGCTACAGGAGACACGGCTCTGACGTACGCGTGCGAGAACGGCCACACCGATGTGGCGGATGTGCTGCTGCAGACCGGGGCTGACCTG GAGCATGAATCGGAGGGTGGCCGGACCCCCCTGATGAAGGCAGCCAGGGCGGGACACTTGTGTACCGTCCAGTTCCTCATCAGTAAAG GTGCCAACGTGAACCGTGCCACCGCCAACAATGACCACACGGTGGTGTCGCTGGCCTGCGCGGGGGGCCACCTGGCCGTGGTAGAGCTACTACTGGCCCACGGGGCCGACCCCACCCACAGACTGAAG GACAGCTCCACCATGCTCATCGAAGCTGCTAAGGGCGGCCACACCAGTGTGGTCTCCTACCTCCTCGACTACCCCAACAACATCCTGTCCGTCCCCGCGCCTGACCTGTCCCAGCTCACTCCCCCCTCTCATGATGCATCTCAG GTTCCCCGAGTTCCATTCCAGGCCCTGGCCATGGTGGTCCCCCCACAGGAGCCCGACAGAGTCCCCTCCACCgtcagcacccccccacccgtCACAAGCAAAG TCGCGTCCAAGCAGAGGTCGGGCCCCCTGCAGACGGGCACCGTGACGGCGGTGGCGGCGGACGCGGACACGCTGCCGCCCTTCCACGCCTACCAGCCGCTGGAGTGCATCGTGGAGGAGACGGAGGGCAAGCTCAACGAGCTGGGCCAGCGCATCAGCGCCATCGAGAAGGCCCAGCTGCAGTCGCTGGAGCTCATCCAGGGCGAGCCGCTCACCAAAGACAAGATCGAGGAGCTGAAGAGGAGCCGTGAGGAGCAGGtgcagaagaagaagaagatcctcaaggagctgcagaagGTGGAGCGCCAGCTGCAGCTTAAGACTCAGCAGCAGTTCACCAAAGAGTACATGGAGGCCAAGGGCCTGAAGGAGGACCTGGCGCTTCCTACCCAGCCGTCGGGGGCCTCGGGGGTGGGCAACCCCCTACCCCTGCCTTTGGCGTCGCTGGGCTCCAACACAGACGGTGAAGGCAGCCACGAAGACGACGACCAGCCGGTcctggaggaggacgaggaggaggaggaggatgacgaCGATGAGGATGACGAGGATGACGACGAGGGGGATGAGGAGGATGATGAGGACGAGAGCGAGGATTTCGCCAAACTGCCGCAGGTCAACACCATCCTGCACCATCCTCCACCTCCGCCTCCACAGACTCCCCTAGCCCAGTGTCCCCCGCCCCCTCTACAGGCCGGTTTCATGCCCATCCAGCCTCTGCCCGCACAGCAGTCCACGGACTTCAGCGGTGCTGACTACCCCGGCAGTACCAGCCCTGACCTGCAGAGGGTGCTGGTGAGCCAGCAGATGCTGGGCCAGCAGCTCACAGGACTGGGGCCCGGTCTACTCAGCCAGGCTCCCGACGGCCTCATGGTGGCCACGCCCGCACAGACGCTTACCGACACGCTGGATGACATCATGATGG CCGTGAGCAgcagagtgcccatgctgaaCCCCGCAACCTCGCCCAGCCCCCAGCCTTCAGTGCCTGCTGCCGGCGCTGCCGTCTCGCCCCCCTCCATGTTGCCGCTGTACCCCTCAGTGGACATCGACGCGCAT aCGGAGAGCAACCACGATACAGCGCTGACCCTGGCCTGTGCCGGCGGCCATGAGGAGCTGGTGTCAGTGCTGATTGCACGTGGGGCCAACATCGAGCACCGGGACAAGAAGG GTTTCACACCCCTCATCCTGGCAGCCACAGCCGGACACGTGGGCGTCGTGGAGATCCTCCTGGACAAAGGTGGTGACATCGAGGCCCAGTCTGAGAGAACCAAAGACACGCCTCTCTCACTGGCCTGCTCTGGGGGCCGGCAGGAG GTGGTGGAGTTGCTGCTGCTCCGCGGGGCCAACAAGGAGCACCGCAACGTGTCCGACTACACGCCGCTCAGCTTGGCTGCATCAGGAGGCTACGTCAACATCATCAAGATCCTCCTCAATGCCGGCGCCGAGATCAATTCCAG GACCGGCAGCAAGCTGGGGATCTCGCCGCTGATGCTGGCGGCCATGAACGGCCACGTCCCCGCGGTCAAGCTGCTGTTGGACATGGGCTCGGATATCAACGCGCAGATCGAGACCAACCGTAACACTGCGCTGACCCTGGCCTGCTTCCAGGGCCGCGCCGAGGTGGTCAGCCTGCTGCTGGACCGTAAGGCCAACGTGGAGCACCGTGCCAAG ACTGGACTGACCCCCCTCATGGAGGCGGCGTCGGGGGGCTACGCCGAAGTGGGCCGCGTGCTGCTGGACAAGGGCGCCGACGTGAATGCCCCCCCCGTGCCTTCATCACGGGACACCGCACTCACCATTGCCGCGGACAAGGGCCACTACAAGTTCTGTGAGCTGCTCATCAACAG GGTGGCTCACATAGACGTACGCAACAAGAAGGGCAACACCCCTCTGTGGCTGGCAGCCAATGGCGGCCATTTTGACGTGGTGCAGCTCCTGGTGCAGGCCGGCGCTGATGTTGACGCCGCAGATAACCGCAAGATCACCCCGCTCATGGCGGCTTTCCGCAAG GGTCACGTGAAGGTCGTGCAGTACCTGGTGAAGGAGGTCAACCAGTTTCCCTCTGACATTGAGTGCATGAGATACATTGCCACCATTGCAGATAAG GAGCTTCTGAAGAAGTGTCACCAGTGCATGGAGACCATCGTCAAAGCCAAGGACCAGCAGGCGGCCGAGGCCAACAAGAACGCTAGCATCCTGCTCAAGGAGCTGGACCTGGAGAAG TCCCGTGAGGAGAGCAAGAAGCAGGCTCTGGCAGCCAAGCGGGAGAAGCGTAAGGAGAAgcggaagaagaagaaggaggagcagaagcgaaagctggaggaggaggaggccaaGATCAAGGAGGTGTTTTCGGAACTGCAGGACCACGAGAAGGATTCCGCTGAAG AGGCCGACGTCCCCATCGAGCCGCCCAgtgccaccaccaccaccaccatcggCATTCCCGCGACCTCCACCACCTTCAGCTCAGCCTTCGCTAAGAAGCGGCCCAACGCGGTCAGCACGCCCAGCGCCAGCCGCAAGAGCAAGAAGAACAGGACCAAGGATGCACCCAGCGAGCCCATCATCCTGCAGGACCCCCAGGTGGCGCTGGCACAGCAGAAGGCCGACAGGAACAAGATCCATGGGGAACCCAGGGGCGGCGGAGTGCCCAGCGGAAACAGCGACTCGGATAACCTGGACAGCACCGACTGCAACAGTGAGAGCAGCGGAGGTGGGGGCGGCGGCAAGAGCCAGGAGCTGGGCCACCCGCCTGACCCACCGCCCTCCTccgcagccccccccagccatggGCAGCCCACACTGCTCCCCGAAAAGAGGCAGTTCCCCCCCCTGCACAGCCTGCGCGACGACAAGGTCACCTTGTCCATCTCCAAACCGCTGCAGAA AACGCCAGACTGCATCAGTGACTCAAACCCCAGCTCTGCCCCATCCTCCTTCAAGACCATTTCACTGCCGGTGTCCTCGCCCAACAGCAAGATCAACCTCACCAGCCCCAAAAGGAGCCAGAAGAGAGAGGAGGGCTGGAAGGAGGTGGTCCGGAG GTCCAAGAAGCTCTCTGTGCCGGCGTCGGTGGTGTCGCGGATCATGGGCAGGGGCGGCTGTAACATCACGGCCATCCAGGACGTGACGGGGGCCCACATCGATGTGGATAAGCAGAAGGACAAGAACGGCGAGAGGATGATCACCATCAGGGGCGGAACGGAGTCCACGCGGCACGCCGTGCAGCTCATCAACGCCCTGATCCAGGACCCCGCCAAGGAGCTGGAGGACCTCATCCCCCGTAATCACATCCGCACCCCTGGCAGCAACACCAAGATCAGCTCCACCTTCACCACCTCCACGGGGGCCACCAGCACCACAGCGTCCGGCGCCAAGGGGCTGCCGTCTGTCATGCCATCCTCCGGCGTTGCCTTCCAGCCGTCGTCTCCGTCCGCCTCACAGCAGGGGGGAAAGCTGGGGAAGAGCCTGGCCCCGGGGGTGCGCCCCCCCTTCGTCTCACTCCCACTGGCCTACGCCCACCCTCAGTTGGCTCTGCTGGCTGCGCAGACCATGCACCAGATCCGGCACCCGCGGCTGCCCGTGGCCCAGTTCGGGGGAACCTTCTCCCCATCGCCTAACACCTGGGGCCCCTTCCCCGTGCGACCCGTTAGCCCCGGCAGCAACAACGGCTCCCCGAAACACAATGGTGCGGGCTCTGCCCCCAGACCGGGTGCCGCCCAGCCCGAGTACGCCACGGCCGCCTCCAATCCCGGCCCCGCCTCTGCCTCGCCTTCCACCGCAGCTCCCCCACCAGCCTGCCTCCCCAACGCCCCCACTCCATCCACGGCCAGGAAGCAGCTATTCTCCGAGCCCAAGACGAGCAGCTCCACCATTGTTACCAGTACGGTCAGCAGCGTGGGGGCCGCTCGGGCTTCAAGCTCGCCCTCCCCCCTGCTCTCCGCTCCCCCTGCGTCCCTGACACCgcctccaccccctccccccatagcCCCACCTACGCAGCAGCTCCCGCAGCCCAAACCGGAGCCTTGCGCGTCCTCGACGCCCGGAAAAGAGAAGCTGCCACTGGAGCAGCCAGCCAAGCCCACCATGGGCGGAGCCTCTGAAGGAAATGTTCCTGCTGGCTCACTGGCCTACCCTCCGCCTGCCCCCCTATCCACGGCGCCACCGCAGCAGGAAGTCCGACAGCCGGCTCCACCCCCTCTGCCTTTTGTCACTGGCGCCGAGCCCACTCTGGCCACCGTCCCTGTGGGCGCTGGCATGCCCAGCTCGCGGCCCACCCCCACGGTGGCCCAAACCAGTAGCACCGTAGCTCACTTCGCTGCTCCGGCGCCCCAGGTGTCGCCCCGCATGCAGCCCCCGGCTCCCTTTTACCCACTGGCccctgggggcgctctgccagAGCAGCCGTCAGTGTTCGTGGCCCCCGGCACCTCGCAGGAGGGcctgaagcagcagcagcagccgccCCCCCAACAGCAGCAGCACGGGCTGGCGGCGCCAGCCATGCCACCACCCTCGCTGCAGATGCCCTCCGCCCTCGGCGTGCTCAACGGCTCGCAGATGCACATCCACGGCGCCAAGGCCCAGCTGCCGCCCAGCTTTGGGCCCGCCGCCCTCTTCAACCACTTCAGCAGCATCTTCGACGGCGGACAGGTGGGCAACAGCCAGATGTGGGGGGCGTGCCACCTGCCGACACGCTCCGCGCCCGAGCAGGCCTACAGCGGCCCTCCCGCCTACATGGGGGGCATGGGCCAGATGGAGAGCGTGCTGCCCCCTCCTGACAGCTCCAAGGCGCCGGGGTACCGCTGCCCCACCCAGAGAATCGTTCCCAGCCCCATCG gaatGCACCCCATGGACCCTTCGGCCAGCTCCATCTCCTCCTCCGCTGCGCTGACCAGCTTCGCCACCAGCATCTCCGGCAGCCCGGTGTTCCTGCAGGGTCGGCAGCACTTCTCTCCCCACCCCTGGAGCGCTTCCACTTCCTGTACGGGGCGGTGGACTGAAAGGGGCCCCCAGCCGGGGTGTGGCGCCGCTTTTCCGCCCGGCACCGCCCCCTTAACCGCCGGCCCTCTGTCTGTCCTCGCCCCTGCAGGCGAGTCTCCAGTGCCCTCAGCGTCCTCAGGGGGCTCCTCCCCACTCTCCGCGTCCACGGTGACCCCGGCTTTAATCCAGGCTAAGGCTGGCAGCTCGAGCCAGCAAGACCGCAAGGTGCCCCAACCCATCGGCACAGAGCGGCTGGCCCGTATCCGGCAGACGGGCTCCGTCAACCCGGCCATGCTCACCACCAGCTACACGGCCCCCGTCGGACAGGGGGGCATCTGGTCCTTTGGAGTTGGCAGCGCCtccggtgtgtgtgtgggccgGAAGG AAGCCATGTCGGGCTGGTCGCAGCCGCTCGTCAGCAGCCACGTGCTGCACCAGCAGCTCCCGGAACAGTCGGCCTTCTCGCAGCACCAGCCCATGGAGCGTGACGACACGGGCATCGTGGCCCCTTCTAACACCTTCCACCAGCCCATGCCCAGCAGCTTCATGGACTTCCCCAAG GGGCTGCCGATGTCAATGTTTGGTGGGACGAtgatccccccccaccctcccatgACTGAAGGGCCGGGGGGCCCCATGTACAACGGGCTGCACACTGCAGATCCTGCCTGGAACCCCATCCTTAAGGTCATGCCCAACTCCGCAGAGAACTCCGACCCCCAACAG GTCTGGCCTGGTACTTGGGCCCCACACGTCGGCAACGTGCATCTCAACCACGTCAACTAG